The nucleotide window TCCCATAAGTTCTCCGGCGCCGACATCGTCCGTACCCGTGACCCTAAGGTGTAACACAAGCTGCCTTCTCGAGTTTCGATATTGATTTTCGAATAAATCCATATGCTTGTTTGCAGATATTGGGAGAACTTGATGCAGTGCTTGACGTTGGAGGTGTTTACGACCCCGACCGTGACCGCTATGATCATCACCAGAAGGGCTTCGAAGAGGTGTTTGGACATGGTTTCAACACCAAGCTCAGCAGTGCCGGTCTCGTTTACAAGGTTATTGCTTTGCTTTGCTCCctcagaaagaaagaaagtctgTCTGAATGTGATTGTTTTGGTTCAGCATTTTGGTAAAGAGATCATAGCTAAGGAACTAAACGTCGAACAAGATCACCCTGATGTCCTTCGCTTGTTTCTAGCTGTCTACAAGAGCTTCATGGAGGTATCATTCTTGCCTTTCTTTCTTCTCATGCATTagcatttttttgtttaatgtttcatcaacttttttttttgacaggcGATTGATGCGGTGGACAATGGGATTAATCGGTATGATACTGATCAGCCTCCAAGATATGTGAACAACACGCATTTGTCTTCGAGGGTTGGAAGGTTAAATCTTGATTGGGTAGACCCTGACCAGTCACAGGAGAAGGAGAATGAGGCTTTCCAGCTTGCCATGGCTCTTGCTGGCAAAGAGTTTCTCGAAGTAAGACTTTCTCTGTTCCAAGTGTCAGTCAGGTGGGTGGTTTCTCAAAGCTAACTTGTGTATTTTACTTTGCTTTGTAGAGTTTAAGATTTCATGCAAGGTCGTGGTTGCCGGCTCGTTCAATCGTGATGCAGTGTCTTGAAGAAAGATTCAAGACTGATCCAAGTGGCGAGATCATGGAACTTAAAAACTTCTGCCCTGTAAGTGCTTTCAAAGTCCATTCCCCTTTGTCAATGCTACTATTCTGAtttcttaatattaaaactaaCTCTCTGGGTTAATGGGTGGGCAGTGGAAGCTTCATTTGTTCGAGCTTGAGCAAGAGATGAAGATAGAACCACTCATCAAATACGTCATCTACCAGGTAACCTTGAAGCACAGTATTAAGATAGGCTTGCAGGATCTCAGATGTGAATGACG belongs to Brassica rapa cultivar Chiifu-401-42 chromosome A07, CAAS_Brap_v3.01, whole genome shotgun sequence and includes:
- the LOC103850244 gene encoding UPF0160 protein, with product MFPVTKGLIRNLSLLPLPLFAAAMAPPAVVRVYSTTTPPPPASPSEVSVKKVGTHNGSFHCDEALGCFMIRLSHKFSGADIVRTRDPKILGELDAVLDVGGVYDPDRDRYDHHQKGFEEVFGHGFNTKLSSAGLVYKHFGKEIIAKELNVEQDHPDVLRLFLAVYKSFMEAIDAVDNGINRYDTDQPPRYVNNTHLSSRVGRLNLDWVDPDQSQEKENEAFQLAMALAGKEFLESLRFHARSWLPARSIVMQCLEERFKTDPSGEIMELKNFCPWKLHLFELEQEMKIEPLIKYVIYQDERGKQWRVQAVAVAPDRFENRKALPEQWRGLRDEELSKAAEIPGCVFVHMSGFIGGNLSYEGALSMARTALTL